GCCGCCCGAGACCTCGGCGCGGGTCTTGGTCTTGCGCGTCCCGAGCCGGGCGTTGGCCAGCTGCCGCACCAGCGCCTGATGCATCAGCTCGCGCTTGATCGGGGCCTCGAAGACGGCCGGAGGCAGCTCCACCGTCCGGACCTTCTCGCCCTGCATGTTCACGACATCTACCTTCATGGTCGACTCGCTCCCACTGGCCTATTGCTTCCGGGCAGCCTTGATGACCACCAGGCCTCCCCGCGGCCCGGGGATGCTGCCGTTGACCCCGAGCAGGTTGCGCTCGGTGTCCACCCACTCAATTCGCAGATTCTGCGAGGTCACGCGTTCCGATCCCATGTGCCCAGGCATGCGGGTTCCCTTGTATACGCGTCCCGGCGTCGAGGTCGAACCGATCGAACCGGGGGCCCGCTGGCGGTCCGATTGACCATGCGTCTTGGGGCCGCCGCTGAAGCCGTGGCGCTTGACGGCGCCCTGAAAACCCTTGCCCTTGCTGACGGCCACCACGTCCACGCGCTCGCCGACGGCGAAGACCGCGACGGTGACCTGGTCACCTTCGCTGACTTGTTCGTCCGGCTGGATGCGGAACTCGCGCAGGTGGCGCAACGGAGGCAGGTTGTTCTTCTTGAGATGCCCGAGCTCGCCGGCCGCCATTCGCCGGGGCTTGGTCTCGCCGAAGCCGAGCTGGACAGCCCGGTAGCCGTCGCGTTCCGGCAGCCGCACCTGGGTGACAAAGCATGGCCCAGCTTCGAGCAGCGTCACCGGCTTGGCGGCACCGGAGGCGTCGAAGATCTGGGTCATCCCAACTTTCTTGCCAATCAGCCCTTTCATACGCCGTCTCCTTGCTCATTCTTGTCGGGACTGTCAGCCTGGGCCAGGCTGCATCATCCCCGAACGCAGGGCAGTCTGCCAACC
This genomic window from Anaerolineales bacterium contains:
- the rplC gene encoding 50S ribosomal protein L3, with product MKGLIGKKVGMTQIFDASGAAKPVTLLEAGPCFVTQVRLPERDGYRAVQLGFGETKPRRMAAGELGHLKKNNLPPLRHLREFRIQPDEQVSEGDQVTVAVFAVGERVDVVAVSKGKGFQGAVKRHGFSGGPKTHGQSDRQRAPGSIGSTSTPGRVYKGTRMPGHMGSERVTSQNLRIEWVDTERNLLGVNGSIPGPRGGLVVIKAARKQ